A single Micromonospora sp. CCTCC AA 2012012 DNA region contains:
- a CDS encoding CoA transferase, which translates to MTDAIRAAWAALDGDPADVGQVDVRGPDGVLPARLPVADLAVATVAAAGLAAVELARARGAPVFGQVPVETAAVATAFTSERHLRRDGVAFDGFAPLSRFWRTTDGWVRTHANYPHHRQRLLTALGADPGRTDDDRLATELADRIGGLPAAEVERRVTAADGLAVAARTPPEWSAHPQGAAVAGEPLVDLRLDAPAPARRLPPAPEHPLLPAAGLRVLDLTRVIAGPVATRVLALLGADVLRVDDPRLPEITGQHLDTGSGKRSTLLDLRDPADRSRFTALLADADVLVTGYRPAALERFGLTPDALRRHRPDLVLARLSAWGRSGPWAGRRGFDSLVQAATGIADVEHRPDGTPGVLPAQALDHGTGYLLAAAVLRAVTRRGRQGGAWSVEVSLARTARWLLHELTADAPGAPAVGVDPDPWCDERDSAVGRLRYARPPVTLPDGASTWATPPTPWGSDPPAWRPA; encoded by the coding sequence GTGACCGACGCGATCCGGGCCGCCTGGGCCGCGCTCGACGGCGACCCGGCGGACGTCGGGCAGGTGGACGTGCGGGGGCCGGACGGGGTGCTGCCGGCCCGGCTGCCCGTGGCGGACCTCGCCGTCGCCACGGTCGCCGCCGCCGGGTTGGCGGCTGTGGAGTTGGCGCGTGCCCGGGGCGCTCCGGTCTTCGGACAGGTGCCGGTGGAGACCGCGGCGGTGGCCACCGCGTTCACCAGCGAACGGCACCTGCGACGGGACGGGGTGGCGTTCGACGGGTTCGCGCCACTGTCCCGGTTCTGGCGCACCACGGACGGCTGGGTCCGTACCCACGCGAACTATCCGCACCACCGGCAGCGGCTGTTGACCGCGCTGGGCGCGGACCCGGGCCGTACCGACGACGACCGCCTCGCCACCGAGCTGGCCGACCGGATCGGCGGCCTCCCGGCGGCGGAGGTCGAGCGGCGGGTCACCGCTGCCGACGGGCTCGCCGTCGCGGCCCGTACGCCCCCGGAGTGGAGTGCGCACCCGCAGGGGGCGGCGGTGGCGGGTGAGCCGCTGGTCGACCTGCGCCTCGACGCCCCGGCCCCCGCCCGGCGGCTGCCCCCGGCGCCGGAACACCCGCTGCTGCCCGCCGCCGGGCTGCGGGTGCTCGACCTGACCCGGGTCATCGCCGGACCGGTGGCGACCCGCGTCCTCGCGCTCCTCGGCGCGGACGTGCTCCGGGTCGACGACCCCCGGCTGCCCGAGATCACCGGCCAGCACCTGGACACCGGCAGCGGGAAACGCTCCACCCTGCTGGACCTGCGGGACCCCGCCGACCGGTCCCGCTTCACCGCGCTGCTCGCCGACGCCGACGTGCTGGTCACCGGCTACCGGCCGGCCGCCCTGGAGCGGTTCGGCCTCACCCCGGACGCCCTCCGGCGGCACCGGCCCGACCTGGTGCTGGCCCGGCTCTCGGCCTGGGGGCGCAGCGGGCCGTGGGCGGGCCGGCGCGGCTTCGACAGCCTGGTGCAGGCGGCCACCGGCATCGCCGACGTCGAACACCGGCCGGACGGCACCCCCGGGGTGCTGCCGGCGCAGGCCCTGGACCACGGCACCGGCTACCTGCTCGCCGCGGCGGTGCTGCGCGCCGTGACGCGACGCGGCCGGCAGGGCGGCGCCTGGAGCGTCGAGGTGTCGTTGGCGCGTACCGCCCGCTGGCTGCTGCACGAGCTGACCGCCGACGCGCCGGGCGCCCCGGCGGTCGGCGTGGACCCCGACCCCTGGTGCGACGAGCGGGACTCGGCGGTGGGCCGGCTCCGGTACGCCCGGCCGCCGGTCACCCTGCCGGACGGGGCGTCCACCTGGGCCACTCCCCCGACCCCGTGGGGCAGCGACCCGCCGGCCTGGCGACCGGCCTGA
- a CDS encoding DUF1330 domain-containing protein, whose product MAKGYWVSVYPVISDAERLTAYGELARAAVQAGGGRTLSRGGRVVAHEAGITQRVVLVEFDSFEQAVAAYESEAYQKALVALPDGLERDFRIIEGID is encoded by the coding sequence ATGGCCAAGGGCTACTGGGTCAGTGTCTACCCCGTCATCTCCGACGCTGAGCGGCTGACCGCCTACGGCGAGCTGGCCCGTGCGGCTGTCCAGGCCGGAGGCGGGCGGACCCTGTCCCGTGGCGGTCGAGTCGTCGCCCACGAAGCCGGAATCACGCAACGCGTCGTGCTGGTCGAGTTCGACAGCTTCGAGCAGGCCGTCGCGGCATACGAGAGCGAGGCGTACCAGAAGGCGCTGGTGGCCCTCCCCGACGGCCTCGAGCGCGACTTCCGCATCATCGAAGGCATCGACTGA
- a CDS encoding transglycosylase domain-containing protein, with translation MPVLPHGDNDSVDGRPGARVAPTGRKRRRNRVLIFLAVFALLAGSGLVAGGYYVDSVPTPTDLKLPESTTVYYADGRTKMATLGTENRTIVPYGEMNDSAKQAIVAAEDRTFWKNRGIDFSGVLRAAWSNVTGGQRQGASTITQQYARVAADLKGVTYSRKLREAVIAWKLDDKYSKDEILGFYLNTVPFGRGAYGIEAAAQTYFGKTVRRDAPAAQQLTVAEAMVLCAMVKQPEADPNDPEGQPGYDPARNATAKQNSIDRWNYIRDGMVKLGYLTADQAANLAYPDSVKPIDRNAGRSGLDRPTGLVVNHVLSELRQTEQFRGKPADYLRDGGFKIVTTIDKRVQDAAEAAADIRRDTAPEAVRGQPKNWQAALVAVEPGTGRVLGYYGGNNGSGADYAGWYYDENGEARGFGQHPPGSSFKVYDLAAAVKDKISVKQHFDSPDTKEFPESGRTKDSPAGPIRNAERAPCQPDCALWEATVASLNVTYFELTEKLGTAKVIDMASRAGVDSMWAVEKGSPQPKRVDLRGKDPDEVARQFSTEVGIGQYGITVQDHANGMATFAAGGKRAESHFVRWVAKGEDRVYEEALKQTDLGLDSEAVDQLDWALRRVKAAKLDNGWDSAGKTGTWQAGQSTTQNVHTWMVGYTRALAASVWLGTVDGKPLRTKDGSYQVFGATGAGPIWRQFMEQATAALKLDPDKYRFGDPRFPDDAPEPTATPPTAEPTTAAPSPSSSSPSPSPSTVRPTCDRRICITTSPTGRPLPTPDLSPTLSPTPSLSPSRSRGPK, from the coding sequence GTGCCAGTGCTTCCTCACGGTGACAACGACAGCGTCGACGGCCGGCCCGGAGCCCGGGTCGCCCCGACCGGGCGGAAACGACGGCGGAACCGCGTCCTGATCTTCCTGGCGGTGTTCGCGCTGCTCGCCGGCTCCGGCCTGGTGGCGGGCGGCTACTACGTCGACAGCGTGCCCACGCCCACCGATCTGAAACTGCCGGAGTCCACGACCGTCTACTACGCCGACGGCCGGACGAAGATGGCGACGCTGGGCACCGAGAACCGGACGATCGTCCCGTACGGGGAGATGAACGACTCCGCCAAGCAGGCGATCGTGGCGGCCGAGGACCGCACGTTCTGGAAGAACCGGGGCATCGACTTCAGCGGGGTGCTCCGCGCCGCCTGGTCGAACGTCACCGGCGGCCAGCGGCAGGGCGCGTCGACGATCACCCAGCAGTACGCGCGGGTGGCCGCGGACCTGAAGGGGGTCACGTACTCCCGCAAGCTCCGCGAGGCCGTGATCGCGTGGAAGCTCGACGACAAGTACTCCAAGGACGAGATCCTCGGCTTCTATCTGAACACCGTGCCCTTCGGTCGCGGCGCGTACGGGATCGAGGCGGCGGCGCAGACGTACTTCGGCAAGACGGTGCGCCGGGACGCCCCGGCGGCGCAGCAGCTCACCGTGGCGGAGGCGATGGTGCTCTGCGCCATGGTGAAGCAGCCCGAGGCGGACCCGAACGACCCGGAGGGCCAGCCCGGCTACGACCCGGCGCGCAACGCGACGGCGAAGCAGAACTCGATCGACCGGTGGAACTACATCCGCGACGGGATGGTCAAGCTCGGCTACCTGACGGCCGACCAGGCCGCGAACCTGGCGTACCCGGACTCGGTCAAGCCGATCGACCGCAACGCCGGCCGGTCGGGCCTGGACCGGCCGACCGGGCTGGTGGTCAACCACGTGCTCAGCGAGCTGCGGCAGACCGAACAGTTCCGGGGCAAGCCCGCCGACTACCTGCGCGACGGCGGCTTCAAGATCGTGACGACGATCGACAAGCGGGTGCAGGACGCCGCCGAGGCCGCGGCGGACATCCGCCGCGACACCGCACCGGAGGCGGTCCGCGGCCAGCCGAAGAACTGGCAGGCCGCACTGGTCGCGGTGGAGCCCGGCACCGGCCGGGTGCTCGGCTACTACGGCGGCAACAACGGCTCCGGCGCCGACTACGCCGGCTGGTACTACGACGAGAACGGCGAGGCCCGCGGCTTCGGCCAGCACCCGCCGGGCTCCTCCTTCAAGGTGTACGACCTGGCGGCCGCCGTGAAGGACAAGATCTCGGTGAAGCAGCACTTCGACTCGCCGGACACCAAGGAGTTCCCCGAGTCCGGACGCACCAAGGACAGCCCCGCCGGCCCGATCCGGAACGCGGAACGCGCACCCTGCCAGCCGGACTGCGCGCTCTGGGAGGCCACCGTCGCCTCCCTCAACGTCACCTACTTCGAGCTGACCGAGAAGCTCGGCACCGCCAAGGTGATCGACATGGCCAGCCGGGCCGGCGTCGACTCGATGTGGGCGGTGGAGAAGGGCAGCCCTCAGCCGAAGCGGGTGGACCTGCGCGGCAAGGACCCCGACGAGGTGGCCCGCCAGTTCTCCACCGAGGTCGGCATCGGCCAGTACGGCATCACCGTGCAGGACCACGCCAACGGGATGGCCACCTTCGCCGCCGGCGGCAAGCGCGCCGAGTCGCACTTCGTCCGCTGGGTGGCCAAGGGCGAGGACCGCGTCTATGAGGAGGCGCTGAAGCAGACCGACCTCGGGCTGGACTCCGAGGCCGTCGACCAGCTCGACTGGGCGCTGCGCCGGGTCAAGGCGGCCAAGCTGGACAACGGCTGGGACTCGGCGGGCAAGACCGGCACCTGGCAGGCCGGGCAGAGCACCACGCAGAACGTGCACACCTGGATGGTCGGTTACACCAGGGCGCTCGCCGCGTCGGTCTGGCTCGGCACCGTCGACGGCAAGCCGCTGCGCACGAAGGACGGCAGCTACCAGGTGTTCGGCGCCACCGGCGCCGGGCCGATCTGGCGGCAGTTCATGGAGCAGGCCACCGCGGCGCTCAAGCTCGACCCGGACAAGTACCGCTTCGGTGATCCCCGCTTCCCCGACGACGCCCCGGAGCCGACCGCCACCCCGCCGACTGCGGAGCCGACCACGGCCGCGCCGAGCCCGAGCAGCAGCTCACCGAGCCCGAGCCCGAGCACGGTCCGGCCGACCTGCGACCGGCGGATCTGCATCACGACGAGCCCGACCGGCAGGCCGCTGCCGACGCCGGACCTCTCCCCCACGCTGAGCCCGACGCCGAGCCTGTCGCCGTCGCGCAGCAGGGGACCGAAGTGA
- a CDS encoding DUF3105 domain-containing protein: MSRNWFGTLVSVVVTTLSVATMSSLGVGVLVGLTTDAGALPCDQLPGTAQPFEGNRHIPYEGAPHQPYRTMPPTSGPHSPRVVIPGVYRAPIREELQVHVLEHGHVLVQYAPDVPPADVRALERLGRRHLRDVVVAPYPALGHGIGLSGWQRLQRLDTLDERTVEEFITTVAGRYDHDWQHGATDCLTG, encoded by the coding sequence GTGAGCCGCAACTGGTTCGGCACCCTGGTCAGCGTCGTGGTCACCACGCTCAGCGTGGCGACGATGTCGAGCCTCGGCGTGGGGGTGCTCGTCGGGCTCACCACCGATGCCGGCGCGCTCCCGTGCGACCAGCTCCCCGGCACCGCACAACCGTTCGAGGGGAACCGGCACATCCCGTACGAGGGCGCGCCGCACCAGCCGTACCGGACCATGCCGCCGACCTCCGGGCCGCACTCGCCGCGGGTGGTCATCCCCGGCGTCTACCGGGCGCCGATCCGCGAGGAGCTGCAGGTGCACGTCCTGGAGCACGGCCACGTCCTGGTCCAGTACGCCCCGGACGTCCCGCCGGCCGACGTCCGGGCCCTGGAGCGGCTCGGTCGCCGGCACCTGCGCGACGTGGTGGTCGCCCCCTACCCGGCGCTCGGCCACGGCATCGGATTGAGCGGCTGGCAGCGACTGCAACGGCTGGACACCCTCGACGAGCGGACGGTCGAGGAGTTCATCACGACGGTGGCAGGCCGCTACGATCACGACTGGCAGCACGGCGCGACCGACTGCCTGACCGGCTGA
- a CDS encoding PqqD family protein, which produces MIDLNPDSRPGVGHVVVRREDEDEYVVGDPASGNFVVVPEVGARLVELLATGRTVGEAADQVERETGEPVDAVDFVAALVDAGIIDGRDADTAPPGGARHWSVSRIPARYVRPLFGRTAWTGYVGCLLATLAMFAAEPSLLPTYEDTFIFPDVVLSLLVTNVVVIALTVLHEVWHALAGAAVGVPSRLRLERRGIFPVLETDLSGLWALPAARRYGPFLAGMAIDAVLLFAAVAPRFAWSRGWVDLPPELIRFLAMVVFSQVVKLAFQTLAYLRTDMYLVMATATGCRNLHEVTRLSLKRLVRPLRPQEAAVLRDAHARDLRVSRWYRLLYLAGALWMAWFALHFLWPSAKVTFGWAGGVLLGAPVASAYWWEGIALLLFMSLNVLLPLWVVVRNRFQARRAVA; this is translated from the coding sequence GTGATCGACCTCAACCCCGACAGCCGGCCCGGCGTCGGCCATGTCGTCGTCCGCCGCGAGGACGAGGACGAGTACGTCGTCGGCGATCCGGCCAGCGGCAACTTCGTCGTCGTCCCCGAGGTCGGAGCCCGGCTGGTCGAGCTGCTGGCCACCGGCCGCACCGTCGGCGAGGCCGCCGACCAGGTGGAACGCGAGACCGGTGAGCCGGTCGACGCGGTCGACTTCGTGGCGGCGCTGGTCGACGCGGGCATCATCGACGGGCGCGACGCCGACACCGCCCCGCCGGGCGGCGCACGGCACTGGTCGGTCTCCCGGATCCCCGCCCGCTACGTCCGTCCGCTCTTCGGCCGCACCGCGTGGACCGGGTACGTCGGCTGCCTGCTGGCGACCCTCGCGATGTTCGCCGCCGAACCGTCGCTGCTGCCCACCTACGAGGACACCTTCATCTTCCCCGACGTGGTGCTCAGCCTGCTGGTCACCAACGTGGTGGTGATCGCGCTGACCGTGCTGCACGAGGTGTGGCACGCCCTGGCGGGCGCCGCCGTGGGCGTACCGTCGCGGTTGCGCCTGGAGCGGCGCGGCATCTTCCCGGTGCTGGAGACCGACCTGTCGGGGCTCTGGGCGCTGCCGGCCGCCCGCCGGTACGGGCCGTTCCTCGCCGGCATGGCCATCGACGCGGTGCTGCTCTTCGCCGCCGTCGCGCCCCGCTTCGCCTGGTCGCGGGGCTGGGTCGACCTGCCGCCGGAGCTGATCCGCTTCCTCGCCATGGTGGTGTTCAGCCAGGTGGTCAAGCTGGCCTTCCAGACGCTGGCCTACCTGCGGACCGACATGTACCTGGTGATGGCCACCGCCACGGGCTGCCGCAACCTGCACGAGGTGACCCGGCTCTCGCTCAAGCGGCTGGTCCGCCCGCTGCGCCCGCAGGAGGCGGCCGTGCTGCGCGACGCGCACGCCCGCGACCTGCGGGTGTCCCGCTGGTACCGGCTGCTCTACCTCGCGGGCGCGCTCTGGATGGCCTGGTTCGCCCTGCACTTCCTCTGGCCCAGCGCCAAGGTCACCTTCGGCTGGGCGGGCGGCGTGCTGCTCGGTGCACCCGTCGCCAGCGCCTACTGGTGGGAGGGGATCGCCCTGCTGCTGTTCATGTCCCTGAACGTGCTGCTGCCGCTGTGGGTGGTGGTACGCAACCGGTTCCAGGCCCGGAGGGCGGTCGCGTGA
- a CDS encoding HesA/MoeB/ThiF family protein — protein sequence MRQPRVKGIHKPVRLSPTLINIGGRQVGIGAEIDDEDGSLWSLLGLMDGSRTRTEIVAELTAAHPDVTHEEAADALQTIIDAGYVEDAAAPPPPNLSPAELDRYDRALTYQAWVDLTPRSSRYEVQSRLKDSSVVVLGLGGTGSAVAAALVAAGVGAVHCVDFDLVEAGNLTRQLLYTEDDIGAPKVPVAVDRLRRLNSHVTVTGEETRVDSTASVAALMRGRDLLVLCADQPREAIREWTNAAALETGTAWMIAQYAGPMAVVGLFEPGRTCCQACLPSVADRLRDQYGTDPEELFTFTGHAVIAPSANLTGHLAALDAVHHLAGIPTSTRGRMFHLSLTDLTYHYAVTPPPGRTCATCGWREEEPR from the coding sequence ATGCGGCAACCACGCGTCAAGGGCATTCACAAACCGGTCCGGCTCAGTCCCACGCTCATCAACATCGGTGGTCGACAGGTCGGCATCGGCGCGGAGATCGACGACGAGGACGGCAGCCTCTGGTCCCTGCTGGGGCTGATGGACGGCAGCCGTACCCGCACCGAGATCGTCGCGGAGCTGACCGCCGCGCATCCCGACGTGACGCACGAGGAGGCGGCCGACGCGCTGCAGACGATCATCGACGCCGGTTACGTCGAGGACGCCGCCGCACCACCGCCGCCCAACCTGAGCCCCGCCGAGCTGGACCGCTACGACCGGGCGCTGACCTATCAGGCGTGGGTCGACCTCACCCCCCGCAGCTCCCGCTACGAGGTGCAGAGCCGGCTCAAGGACAGCAGCGTCGTCGTGCTCGGGCTCGGCGGCACCGGCTCGGCGGTCGCCGCCGCGCTGGTCGCCGCCGGCGTCGGCGCGGTGCACTGCGTCGACTTCGACCTCGTCGAGGCCGGCAACCTGACCCGCCAGCTGCTCTACACCGAGGACGACATCGGCGCCCCGAAGGTGCCCGTCGCGGTGGACCGCCTCCGCCGGCTCAACTCCCACGTGACCGTCACCGGGGAGGAGACCCGGGTCGACTCCACCGCCTCCGTCGCCGCGCTGATGCGCGGCCGGGACCTGCTCGTCCTCTGCGCCGACCAGCCCCGGGAGGCGATCCGCGAGTGGACCAACGCGGCCGCGCTGGAGACCGGCACCGCGTGGATGATCGCCCAGTACGCCGGGCCGATGGCCGTGGTGGGCCTCTTCGAACCCGGCCGCACCTGCTGCCAGGCCTGCCTGCCGAGCGTCGCCGACCGGCTGCGCGACCAGTACGGCACCGACCCGGAGGAGCTGTTCACCTTCACCGGGCACGCGGTGATAGCGCCGTCGGCCAACCTCACCGGCCACCTCGCCGCCCTGGACGCGGTGCACCACCTCGCCGGCATCCCGACCAGCACCCGGGGTCGGATGTTCCACCTCAGCCTCACCGACCTGACCTACCACTACGCGGTGACCCCGCCGCCCGGGCGCACCTGCGCGACCTGCGGCTGGCGCGAGGAGGAGCCGCGGTGA
- the nadC gene encoding carboxylating nicotinate-nucleotide diphosphorylase, which yields MTSDKQRKTEARALAAAEGISYTAALRRTAVAGDAVADAVRRALAEDRAEDDITTRWSVPDGTRAHARVVARQDGVIAGTAIPAEVYRQLGSDVVVTAHVQDGDRVRTGQDLLTLAGPAREIITGERTALNFLQRMSGIATTAAAFAEAVSGLPARILDTRKTAPGLRALDKAAVAAGGVSNHRLDLAAMVLLKENHIAAAGGVAAAIAAVHACNTQGIAVEVEVESTAQAIEALRAGVEWIMLDNMSVEDMRYIVTLRGPEGPRLEASGSITLDTVRAVAETGVDAISVGSITHSAPAFDLSLLLTPTAAPGGVPPARVG from the coding sequence ATGACCAGCGACAAGCAGCGCAAGACCGAGGCTCGCGCCCTGGCCGCGGCCGAGGGCATCTCCTACACCGCCGCCCTGCGCCGGACGGCGGTCGCCGGCGACGCCGTGGCGGACGCCGTGCGCCGCGCCCTGGCCGAGGACCGCGCGGAGGACGACATCACCACCCGTTGGTCGGTGCCGGACGGCACCCGCGCCCACGCGCGCGTCGTCGCCCGCCAGGACGGCGTGATCGCCGGCACGGCGATCCCCGCAGAGGTGTACCGGCAGCTCGGCAGCGATGTCGTCGTCACCGCGCACGTTCAGGACGGCGACCGCGTCCGCACCGGGCAGGACCTGCTCACGCTGGCAGGACCCGCACGAGAGATCATCACCGGCGAGCGGACAGCCCTGAACTTCCTGCAACGGATGTCCGGCATCGCCACCACCGCCGCGGCCTTCGCGGAGGCGGTGAGTGGGCTTCCGGCACGGATCCTGGACACCCGCAAGACAGCGCCCGGGCTTCGCGCGCTCGACAAGGCCGCGGTCGCCGCCGGCGGAGTGAGCAACCACCGGCTCGATCTCGCGGCGATGGTCCTGCTCAAGGAGAACCACATCGCCGCGGCGGGCGGCGTGGCGGCCGCGATCGCGGCAGTGCACGCCTGCAACACGCAGGGCATCGCCGTCGAGGTGGAGGTCGAGTCGACAGCCCAGGCCATCGAGGCGCTCCGCGCGGGAGTTGAGTGGATCATGCTGGACAACATGTCCGTCGAGGACATGCGGTACATCGTGACGCTGCGCGGGCCGGAAGGGCCCCGACTCGAGGCGTCCGGATCCATCACGCTGGACACGGTGCGGGCCGTCGCGGAGACCGGGGTCGACGCGATATCCGTCGGCTCCATCACCCACAGCGCGCCGGCCTTCGACCTCAGTCTGCTGTTGACGCCGACGGCAGCGCCGGGTGGCGTACCCCCGGCGAGGGTCGGATGA